In Streptosporangiales bacterium, the genomic window CGACGGCGACCTGCCCGTTCTCGGACGAGACCACAGAGCCGCAGAAGAAGTTGCAGCGCCCGACGAAGTCGGCCACCTCGGGTGAGCTCGGCTTGTCGTAGATCTCCTCCGGCGTGCCGACCTGCAGCATCTCGCCTTCCCGCATGACGGCAATGCGGTCGCTGAGGGTCAGCGCCTCGATCTGGTCGTGCGTGACGTAGACCGTGGTGATGCCGACCTGCTGCTGCAGCTCCTTCAACCAGGTACGTGCCCGTTCACGGAGCTTCGCGTCCAGGTTGGACAGCGGTTCGTCGAGCAGCAGCACGGTCGGCGAGTAGACGATCGCCCTGGCCAACGCCACGCGCTGCTGCTGGCCGCCGGACATCTGGTGCGGGTAGCGGTTCGCGTAGCCGGCCAGCCCCACCTGCTCGAGCACGTCGGCGATCCGCCTGTCGCGCTCGGCCTTGTCGAGCTTCCGCAACCGCAACGGCATGTCCAGGTTCGCGGCGACCGTCATGTGCGGCCACAGCGCGTACGACTGGAACACCATGCCGAGGTTGCGTTCCTCCGGCGGCAGGTAGGTACGTTTCGCCGTGTCGACGAACACCTTGTCGCCGGCGGAGATCGCACCCGTCGTCGGCTCCTCGAGCCCCGCGATGCTCATCAGCGTCGTCGACTTGCCGCAGCCGCTCGGCCCGAGCAAGGTGAAGAACTCACCGTCTTGCACGGTGAACGAGACGTCGCGCAGCGCACGCTGGGAGCCGAACTCCTTCGACAGGTCTTTGACTGTGAGCTCAGGCATGAGACCGCACCTTCAGAACCTTTCCGGCTATGAACACGACCACCGCGATGATGAGGATCTGGACACAGGAGAGTGCAGCGACCGCTCCGGTGTTCCCGTTCTGCCACAGGGTCAACGCCGTGGTGCCGATGATCTCGCTGTCGGAGCTGCCGAGGAAGACGGCGGGCG contains:
- a CDS encoding ATP-binding cassette domain-containing protein, whose amino-acid sequence is MPELTVKDLSKEFGSQRALRDVSFTVQDGEFFTLLGPSGCGKSTTLMSIAGLEEPTTGAISAGDKVFVDTAKRTYLPPEERNLGMVFQSYALWPHMTVAANLDMPLRLRKLDKAERDRRIADVLEQVGLAGYANRYPHQMSGGQQQRVALARAIVYSPTVLLLDEPLSNLDAKLRERARTWLKELQQQVGITTVYVTHDQIEALTLSDRIAVMREGEMLQVGTPEEIYDKPSSPEVADFVGRCNFFCGSVVSSENGQVAVAVTGGDAKLTVAAEEKFEVGSSVTLGIRAEHVDVAPAGDGAADADNVIPVRMKKRSFAGSRYEYEVEYGDQRVVVESATAVSGEELWLRVPATGTYVFPGTYTSGVLASTQVEEETA